Proteins encoded in a region of the Flavobacterium sp. MDT1-60 genome:
- a CDS encoding SDR family NAD(P)-dependent oxidoreductase has protein sequence MSTKTAIVTGGNSGLGFATAKKLCDNGIKTYIIGRSKEKTEDACKEIGSNAIPVIYDLNNLAGISEMIENLTNENPIDILVNNAGINLKKEFLDVTDEDFLSVIHTNLLSVFAVSKAVVKNMKENGGGSIINISSMASQYGIPKVIAYSASKGAIESMTRAMAVELAPFGVRVNCIAPGFIKTKMSSTALDNDPERKNKVLGRTPMGFLGEPSDIADAVYYFALSESKYTTGTVLPVDGGNSIGF, from the coding sequence ATGAGCACAAAAACAGCAATTGTAACCGGAGGAAATTCGGGTTTGGGTTTTGCAACAGCAAAGAAACTATGTGATAACGGAATCAAAACCTATATAATTGGAAGATCAAAAGAGAAAACAGAAGATGCCTGCAAAGAGATCGGATCCAATGCAATTCCGGTTATTTATGATTTAAATAATCTTGCGGGAATTTCAGAAATGATTGAAAATTTAACGAATGAAAATCCGATTGATATTTTGGTAAATAACGCCGGAATCAATCTTAAGAAAGAATTTTTAGATGTTACGGATGAAGATTTTTTGTCTGTAATTCATACCAATCTTTTAAGTGTTTTTGCAGTTAGCAAAGCCGTTGTAAAAAACATGAAAGAAAATGGAGGAGGAAGTATTATCAACATCAGTTCGATGGCATCACAATATGGTATTCCGAAAGTAATTGCGTATTCGGCAAGTAAAGGCGCAATCGAATCGATGACCAGGGCAATGGCAGTAGAATTGGCACCGTTTGGAGTTCGCGTAAACTGTATTGCTCCTGGGTTTATCAAAACAAAAATGTCATCTACAGCACTTGATAATGATCCGGAAAGAAAAAATAAAGTACTCGGAAGAACGCCAATGGGATTCTTAGGTGAACCATCAGACATTGCAGATGCCGTTTATTATTTCGCTTTAAGCGAATCAAAATATACAACCGGAACCGTTTTACCAGTTGATGGCGGAAACAGTATTGGGTTTTAA
- the uxuA gene encoding mannonate dehydratase has product MIKMQQTMRWFGPQDNVTLRDIKQAGATGIVTALHQIPVGEIWSVDAIKERQKIIKEAGLEWAVVESLPVHEEIKRASGNYLQYIENYKISLKNLADCGLKIITYNFMPILDWVRTEHNFINEDGSKALLYNQLAFTYFDVFLLKRPNAENDYSDEEKTKALEFGNKFSEDEKALLFKNVLLGLPGSKINFTAEQILSLLDNYAEIDNDKLRENLIYFLSEVTPVADEYGSKLAIHPDDPPFSVLGLPRIVSTEKDIKAIFDAVPSNANGLCYCTGSLGADPKNNLERIIDDFGDRIHFLHLRNTIRESANIFRESEHLNGDSKMEVIVEKLLLLMNKRKVSLPMRPDHGFLHDVDEKTETYPGYSLVGRLKGLAELRGLEMGIAYKLNL; this is encoded by the coding sequence ATGATAAAAATGCAACAAACCATGCGTTGGTTTGGCCCTCAGGATAATGTTACTTTAAGAGATATCAAGCAGGCCGGAGCAACCGGGATTGTAACGGCTTTGCATCAGATTCCGGTGGGAGAAATCTGGTCAGTTGATGCTATTAAAGAAAGACAAAAAATCATCAAAGAAGCCGGATTGGAGTGGGCTGTTGTCGAAAGTTTACCGGTTCATGAAGAAATTAAACGTGCTTCGGGAAATTATTTGCAATACATCGAAAATTATAAAATCAGTTTAAAAAATCTGGCGGATTGCGGACTTAAAATCATCACCTATAATTTCATGCCGATTTTAGACTGGGTACGAACAGAACATAATTTTATCAATGAAGACGGAAGCAAAGCGTTGTTATACAATCAGCTCGCTTTTACTTATTTTGATGTGTTTTTATTGAAAAGACCCAATGCTGAAAATGATTACTCAGATGAAGAAAAAACAAAGGCATTGGAATTCGGAAATAAATTTTCTGAAGACGAGAAAGCCTTACTTTTTAAAAACGTTTTATTAGGATTACCGGGCAGTAAAATTAATTTTACGGCTGAACAAATTCTTTCGCTTTTAGATAATTACGCTGAAATTGATAACGATAAACTAAGAGAAAACCTGATTTACTTTTTATCAGAAGTAACTCCGGTTGCAGATGAATATGGCTCGAAATTGGCGATTCATCCGGATGATCCGCCGTTTTCGGTTTTAGGTTTACCCCGAATTGTTTCAACAGAAAAAGATATCAAAGCCATTTTTGATGCTGTTCCTTCAAATGCAAATGGACTTTGTTATTGCACGGGTTCTTTGGGTGCAGATCCAAAAAATAATCTGGAGAGAATTATAGACGATTTTGGAGATAGAATTCACTTCTTACATCTTCGAAATACCATCCGCGAAAGCGCAAACATTTTCAGAGAATCAGAACATTTAAACGGCGATTCTAAAATGGAAGTTATCGTTGAAAAACTGCTTTTATTGATGAATAAAAGAAAAGTGAGTTTACCAATGCGTCCGGATCATGGATTTTTGCATGATGTTGATGAAAAGACAGAAACATATCCTGGCTATTCTTTAGTAGGAAGATTAAAAGGTCTGGCCGAATTAAGGGGTTTGGAAATGGGAATTGCTTATAAATTGAATCTATGA
- a CDS encoding glycosyl hydrolase 115 family protein, protein MRLLKSPLLSIILLLFLFGISTKLYAINGEKYVVNKVSPETFPLASKGKVASILISNNDFPGVLRVAGHLENDLFKVTNVHPKQINSISETKDFVVIIGTIGKSEIIDQLVREGKIDASQLKGKWEKFTTQIVDNPSVGIKKALVIAGSDKRGTIYGMYDLSNQIGISPWYFWADVPVKKQSELHVLSGIHSNGEPKVKYRGIFINDEAPALSGWAFDTYGGFNAKFYDKVFELILRMKGNYLWPSMWGRMFYVDDPQNAVLADEYGIVMGTSHHEPLTRAHAEWAKLGKGKWDFSTNSENLISFWKEGMKRMGNTETIVTVGMRGDGDEPMTQGTAIDLLENIVKTQREIIKETTKKPIEETPQMWALYKEVQDYYDKGMRVPDDITLLLCDDNWGNIRKLPQLSAKPRKGGYGIYYHFDYVGGPRNYKWINTNQIERTWEQMDLAYQYGVDKIWIVNVGDIKPMEFPTEFFLDMAWNPEKWNAGNLEQYYVQWAKENFDDQNTEEIAEIIKLYTKYNSRRKPELLNEKTYSITNYNEAETVLADYKKLVEKANAVNEKIKPEYKDAFYQLVLFPVLASANLNELYVATAKNKLYASQGRASANAYAKQVKELFQKDSLLTNYYHTKLANGKWNHMMAQTHIGYTSWQEPKNNVIPETKIIELSNKAEAGIAIEGSANWWTNTATEIVLPTFNSAENKAYFVDIFNRGTIPFDFKITSKENWIKFSKSKGKINLEERILISIDWKKAPKNDAKSQFTISANNQNFTVIVNTKNIDLSEVKGFVESNGFVSIEAQHYSRAINSEVKWTTISNIGKTESGVTLKPSNVASSIVSDKSPILEYDVHLFSTGEVKVHAYFSPTINFSVHDGLKYGIAIDNEKPRIINFNEKDSDKTWNKAVADNIKIITSSHTIEKTGNHTLKFYGIDPALVLQKIVIETDSGKILESYLGPPESFQK, encoded by the coding sequence ATGCGTTTACTAAAATCTCCTTTATTGTCAATAATACTACTGCTTTTCCTTTTTGGAATCAGCACAAAATTGTATGCCATTAACGGAGAAAAATATGTAGTAAACAAAGTTTCCCCTGAAACTTTCCCTTTGGCATCAAAAGGAAAAGTGGCCTCTATATTAATAAGCAATAATGATTTTCCGGGAGTGCTGCGCGTTGCAGGACATTTAGAAAATGACCTTTTTAAAGTAACGAATGTTCATCCAAAACAAATTAATTCAATTTCAGAGACCAAAGATTTTGTTGTCATTATTGGCACAATCGGAAAAAGCGAAATTATAGATCAATTGGTTCGTGAAGGAAAAATTGATGCCAGTCAACTGAAGGGAAAATGGGAGAAATTCACCACTCAAATTGTTGATAATCCTTCAGTCGGAATAAAAAAAGCATTAGTTATTGCGGGTTCGGACAAAAGAGGAACTATTTATGGAATGTATGATTTGTCGAATCAAATTGGTATTTCTCCGTGGTATTTCTGGGCTGATGTTCCCGTGAAAAAGCAATCAGAATTGCATGTTTTATCCGGAATTCATTCTAATGGAGAACCAAAAGTAAAATACCGTGGCATTTTCATAAACGATGAAGCTCCGGCATTGTCAGGCTGGGCGTTTGATACGTATGGCGGATTTAACGCAAAATTCTACGACAAGGTTTTTGAATTAATTCTGAGAATGAAAGGCAATTATTTGTGGCCCTCAATGTGGGGAAGAATGTTTTATGTAGATGATCCTCAAAATGCTGTTTTAGCTGATGAATACGGAATCGTAATGGGAACTTCGCATCACGAACCGCTGACAAGAGCACATGCGGAATGGGCAAAATTAGGCAAAGGAAAATGGGATTTTAGCACCAATTCTGAAAACCTCATTTCATTTTGGAAAGAAGGAATGAAAAGAATGGGTAATACAGAAACGATTGTAACCGTGGGGATGCGTGGCGATGGGGACGAACCGATGACACAAGGAACGGCAATTGATTTGTTAGAAAATATCGTAAAAACGCAACGGGAAATCATAAAAGAAACTACTAAAAAGCCGATTGAAGAAACGCCTCAAATGTGGGCACTTTACAAAGAAGTTCAGGATTATTACGATAAAGGAATGCGTGTTCCGGACGATATTACGCTTTTGTTGTGCGATGACAATTGGGGAAATATCAGGAAATTACCTCAACTTAGCGCTAAACCAAGAAAAGGCGGTTACGGAATCTATTACCATTTTGATTATGTGGGCGGACCCCGAAATTACAAATGGATTAACACAAACCAAATCGAACGCACCTGGGAACAAATGGATTTGGCGTACCAATATGGAGTCGATAAAATTTGGATTGTGAATGTAGGCGATATCAAACCAATGGAATTTCCAACGGAGTTTTTCCTTGACATGGCCTGGAATCCGGAAAAATGGAATGCCGGAAATTTAGAGCAATACTATGTGCAATGGGCAAAAGAAAACTTTGATGATCAGAATACAGAGGAAATTGCAGAAATCATAAAATTATACACCAAATACAATTCCAGACGAAAACCGGAATTGCTGAACGAGAAAACGTATAGCATTACGAATTATAACGAAGCAGAAACAGTTTTAGCCGATTATAAAAAGCTGGTTGAAAAAGCCAATGCAGTCAATGAAAAAATAAAACCGGAATACAAGGATGCTTTTTATCAGTTGGTTTTATTTCCGGTGTTGGCAAGTGCAAATTTGAATGAATTGTACGTTGCAACGGCTAAAAATAAGCTGTATGCCAGTCAGGGAAGAGCTTCTGCAAATGCGTATGCAAAACAAGTAAAAGAATTATTTCAAAAAGATAGTTTGCTGACGAATTATTATCATACCAAACTCGCAAATGGCAAGTGGAATCATATGATGGCGCAAACGCATATTGGGTATACTTCGTGGCAAGAGCCGAAAAATAATGTAATTCCGGAAACGAAAATTATTGAGTTGTCAAACAAAGCAGAGGCAGGAATAGCTATTGAAGGTTCTGCAAATTGGTGGACAAATACTGCCACAGAAATTGTTTTGCCCACTTTTAATTCAGCTGAAAACAAAGCTTATTTTGTAGATATTTTCAACAGAGGAACTATTCCTTTTGACTTCAAAATAACTTCTAAAGAGAATTGGATTAAGTTCTCAAAATCAAAAGGAAAAATTAATCTGGAAGAAAGAATATTGATCAGTATTGACTGGAAAAAAGCTCCGAAAAATGATGCAAAAAGTCAATTTACAATTTCAGCCAATAATCAAAATTTCACTGTAATTGTAAATACTAAAAATATTGATTTAAGCGAAGTAAAAGGTTTTGTTGAAAGCAATGGATTTGTGTCGATTGAAGCTCAGCATTATTCGAGAGCAATTAATTCAGAGGTGAAATGGACGACAATTTCAAATATAGGAAAAACCGAATCAGGAGTAACTTTAAAGCCATCAAATGTGGCAAGTAGTATCGTTTCGGATAAATCACCGATATTAGAATATGATGTACATCTCTTCAGTACAGGAGAAGTAAAAGTGCACGCTTATTTTTCACCAACAATCAATTTTTCTGTACATGACGGATTGAAATATGGAATCGCTATTGATAACGAAAAACCACGAATCATCAATTTTAATGAAAAGGATTCGGATAAAACCTGGAATAAGGCTGTCGCCGATAACATTAAAATAATAACCTCATCCCATACAATTGAAAAAACAGGGAATCATACTTTAAAATTTTACGGAATCGATCCTGCTTTAGTGCTTCAGAAGATTGTAATTGAAACCGATTCAGGAAAAATTTTGGAATCTTATCTAGGACCGCCGGAAAGTTTTCAAAAGTAA
- a CDS encoding endo-1,4-beta-xylanase, protein MKLIKPCLLAITTLLFVNCTAQKKVSSLKDAYKKDFYIGTALSASQIEEKNAKEDALIRKEFNAITAENIMKSMFVHPQKDKYDFTMSDKFVSYGEKNKMFIHGHTLIWHSQLAPWMEKIKDSTEMKAFMKDHITTIVSKYKGRIGSWDVVNEALNEDGTLRKSVFLNTLGEQYLIDAFKLAATADPKVDLYYNDYNNEAPAKRQGTINLIKKVKAGGGKVDGVGIQAHWRLESPSLQEIEESILAYSALGLKVAFTELDITVLPNPWDLQGADVNQNFEGSAKMNPYPEKLPDAVQTQLAKRYEDIFRLFLKHKDKISRVTFWGVHDGQSWLNDWPIKGRTNYPLLFDVQLQPKKGYDSVMKLKNQKNNSIDKALKN, encoded by the coding sequence ATGAAATTAATTAAACCCTGTTTACTGGCAATAACCACATTGCTGTTTGTAAATTGTACAGCGCAAAAAAAGGTCAGCTCTCTGAAAGACGCCTATAAAAAAGATTTTTACATCGGAACTGCTTTGAGTGCCAGTCAAATTGAAGAAAAAAATGCTAAAGAAGATGCATTAATTCGCAAAGAATTTAATGCGATTACAGCAGAAAATATCATGAAGTCGATGTTTGTACATCCACAAAAAGACAAATATGATTTTACAATGTCTGATAAATTTGTGTCCTATGGCGAAAAAAACAAAATGTTTATTCACGGTCATACCTTAATCTGGCACAGTCAATTGGCACCCTGGATGGAAAAAATCAAGGACAGTACGGAAATGAAAGCTTTTATGAAAGATCATATTACGACAATCGTTTCTAAATACAAAGGAAGAATTGGTTCCTGGGATGTTGTGAACGAAGCCTTGAATGAAGATGGGACGTTAAGAAAATCCGTTTTTTTGAATACACTGGGAGAACAATATCTTATTGATGCTTTTAAATTAGCGGCAACAGCGGATCCAAAAGTGGACTTATATTACAACGATTATAATAATGAAGCACCAGCTAAAAGACAAGGCACAATTAATTTAATCAAAAAAGTAAAAGCGGGCGGCGGTAAAGTAGACGGAGTAGGTATCCAGGCGCACTGGCGATTGGAAAGTCCTTCTTTACAAGAAATTGAAGAAAGTATTTTGGCGTATTCGGCTTTGGGTTTGAAAGTCGCTTTTACAGAATTAGATATAACAGTGTTACCAAATCCATGGGATTTACAAGGCGCAGATGTAAATCAGAATTTTGAAGGAAGTGCCAAAATGAATCCATATCCTGAAAAACTTCCGGATGCTGTTCAGACACAACTGGCGAAGCGTTATGAAGATATTTTTAGATTATTTCTAAAACACAAAGACAAAATTAGCCGTGTCACTTTTTGGGGTGTTCATGATGGACAATCATGGTTAAATGACTGGCCGATAAAGGGTCGTACGAATTATCCTTTATTATTTGATGTGCAGCTTCAGCCGAAAAAAGGGTATGATAGTGTAATGAAATTAAAGAATCAAAAGAATAACAGCATTGACAAGGCTTTAAAGAATTAG
- a CDS encoding MFS transporter — protein sequence MNFNTQKLSIKEKIGYSLGDLAANLVFQTLMTYLAYFYTDIYGLSPTDSSIIMLVVGLIAAFVFNPIIGVLADRTSTKWGKFRPWILWTAVPLGVIALLAFTTPNFAYHGKVIYAVVTYTLLLLFYASNNLPYSALSGVITGDMGERNSLSSYRFVAVMFAQFFVQVFMLGIIKSAGNGDKAVGIEKVMTVLAIIGTIMLLITFFTTKERIVPKPEQKSSVKEDLNDLMKNKPWLIMLALTTLVFITLAMKGGSYVYYFENYVDKQQLAIFIQPILDGLANIGLNQFGNDPIAAGFGLFNAGGIIFMIVGITLSKRLADKYGKRNIFGSFLFVSTLFILAFYFFSSKSISLIFVSQILHGFFYGITIPILWAMIADVADYSEWLNNRRATAIIFSAMMVGLKAGLSIGGALTTSLLGHFDYVPNSLTQSDIAINGIKLLVSVFPAIPFLIGVALLFFYKIDKKMEIRIESDLKERRA from the coding sequence ATGAATTTTAATACTCAAAAACTATCCATAAAAGAAAAAATTGGATACAGCTTAGGCGACCTTGCAGCCAATTTAGTTTTTCAGACCCTGATGACTTACCTGGCTTATTTTTATACCGATATTTATGGATTATCGCCTACAGATTCTTCTATTATTATGTTGGTTGTCGGTTTGATTGCAGCTTTTGTTTTTAATCCGATTATTGGTGTTTTGGCGGACAGAACCAGTACCAAATGGGGAAAATTCAGACCCTGGATTTTATGGACTGCAGTGCCGTTAGGAGTAATTGCTTTGTTGGCTTTTACAACTCCTAATTTCGCTTATCACGGTAAAGTAATTTATGCTGTTGTAACTTATACCTTGCTTTTACTTTTTTACGCAAGCAATAATTTGCCTTATTCGGCTTTGAGTGGTGTAATTACAGGTGATATGGGCGAACGCAATAGTTTGTCGTCTTATCGTTTTGTTGCCGTAATGTTTGCGCAGTTTTTTGTTCAGGTTTTTATGCTCGGAATTATAAAAAGTGCCGGAAATGGTGACAAAGCTGTTGGTATCGAAAAGGTAATGACCGTTTTGGCTATCATTGGAACTATAATGCTTTTAATTACTTTTTTCACGACTAAAGAACGTATCGTTCCGAAACCGGAACAGAAGTCAAGTGTTAAAGAAGATTTAAATGACTTAATGAAAAATAAACCATGGTTAATCATGCTGGCGCTGACAACTTTAGTGTTTATTACGTTAGCGATGAAAGGCGGGTCGTATGTTTATTATTTCGAAAATTATGTCGACAAACAACAATTGGCGATTTTTATTCAGCCTATTCTGGACGGTTTAGCTAATATTGGATTGAATCAATTTGGGAATGATCCTATTGCGGCAGGATTTGGTTTGTTTAATGCCGGCGGAATTATTTTTATGATCGTCGGAATCACTTTATCAAAAAGATTAGCAGATAAATACGGTAAGCGAAACATTTTTGGTTCCTTTCTATTTGTCTCTACTTTATTTATATTGGCTTTCTATTTCTTTTCTTCAAAATCAATCAGCCTGATTTTTGTCTCTCAAATCCTGCACGGATTCTTTTACGGAATCACAATCCCGATTCTGTGGGCCATGATTGCAGATGTTGCCGATTATTCAGAATGGTTAAATAACCGTCGTGCGACTGCCATTATTTTTTCGGCCATGATGGTGGGTTTAAAAGCCGGTTTGAGTATTGGAGGAGCTTTAACAACTTCATTGTTAGGGCATTTTGATTATGTTCCGAATTCATTAACCCAATCTGATATTGCAATTAACGGAATAAAACTGCTAGTCAGCGTTTTCCCTGCAATTCCATTTCTGATTGGTGTTGCGCTATTGTTTTTCTATAAAATAGACAAGAAAATGGAAATCCGGATTGAATCGGATTTAAAAGAAAGAAGAGCCTAG